The Arachis hypogaea cultivar Tifrunner chromosome 19, arahy.Tifrunner.gnm2.J5K5, whole genome shotgun sequence genome has a window encoding:
- the LOC112776958 gene encoding NADH dehydrogenase [ubiquinone] 1 alpha subcomplex subunit 2 produces the protein MAWRGHLSKNIRELRFLMCQSSPASSPARTFVEKNYKELKTLNPKLPILIRECSGAEPQLWARYDFGVEKGIKLEGLSEAQISKALEDLVKAGESLKA, from the exons ATGGCATGGAGAGGACATCTTTCAAAGAACATAAGGGAGCTTAGGTTTTTGATGTGCCAGTCGTCACCTGCAAGCTCACCTGCAAG GACATTTGTGGAAAAGAACTATAAGGAACTTAAGACTTTGAACCCGAAATTGCCAATACTGATCCGTGAATGCAGTGGAGCGGAACCCCAACTATGGGCAAGATATG ATTTTGGTGTTGAGAAAGGAATCAAACTGGAAGGCTTGTCGGAGGCACAGATCTCCAAGGCACTTGAAGATTTAGTGAAAGCCGGAGAGTCCTTGAAAGCCTGA
- the LOC112777670 gene encoding zinc finger CCCH domain-containing protein 62 isoform X2, producing MTNEHSPLEPHELSSDQGSYCDDFEGDPCYEETENKFSYLSLSPSTNKAKARVVDGTNPQEIEITTPAFNEANFERVERLIKGGMLERLKVDECKLYLRKNCLRLSGNKDVLVQRIKEHLQIINGGGERKYPPSSFVLDCKGDACTGDVVLFEQNVYEMFNIASRSASGPSCGKRTVAGRIVKESYGTAKQQHTFTIEVLWSKGEKPFPPLHPLLIKGRNLYRLKTLRQKWEDEGERQKILTEKHSRGSIAREDREARVQEKVNRKAIVENRVSRKHSVIHHPHAINQEKPAFPSKSSAVSAINQEKPPFPSVVTEQGGKSVSSRRSNESTSFGVNHVNNQQDWKHSSDPIIKAQLGDLHSKQKEQYQYQYHPSERNRFAQRNPLTSANHLLPLLNNREIHKQKQLCRYYARGRCYFGDNCKFVHDLILSNQEQSLIH from the exons ATGACGAACGAACATTCACCTTTGGAGCCACACGAACTCAGCAGCGACCAGGGTTCCTACTGTGACGATTTCGAAGGAGATCCTTGTTATGAAGAAACGGAGAACAAGTTCTCGTACCTCTCACTCTCACCTTCCACGAACAAGGCAAAAGCAAG AGTTGTTGATGGTACAAATCCACAAGAGATAGAGATAACAACACCTGCTTTTAACGAAGCGAATTTTGAGAGGGTtgaaaggttaatcaaag GGGGAATGCTAGAGAGATTGAAAGTTGACGAATGCAAATTGTATTTGCGAAAGAATTGTCTGAGGCTATCTGGAAATAAGGATGTACTTGTCCAGCGTATTAAGGAGCATCTGCA GATCATAAATGGTGGAGGGGAAAGAAAGTACCCACCCTCTAGCTTTGTATTGGACTGTAAAG GTGATGCATGCACTGGGGATGTTGTTTTGTTTGAGCAGAATGTTTATGAAAT GTTCAACATAGCATCTAGAAGTGCCAGCGGTCCATCATGTGGTAAAAGGACTGTTGCAGGCCGCATAGTGAAAGAAAGCTATGGCACTGCCAAACAGCAGCATACTTTTACa ATTGAAGTACTATGGAGCAAAGGAGAAAAGCCTTTTCCTCCACTTCATCCCCTATTGATTAAGGGTCGAAACCTTTATAGGTTGAAGACTTTGAGACAG AAATGGGAGGATGAAGGGGAAAGGCAGAAAATATTGACGGAGAAACACTCGAGGGGATCTATTGCTCGGGAAGATAGAGAAGCAAGGGTACAAGAAAAAGTGAACAGAAAAGCAATTGTGGAAAACAG GGTCTCCAGAAAGCATTCAGTAATACATCATCCTCATGCCATTAATCAAGAAAAACCAGCATTCCCATCTAAGAGTTCAGCTGTATCTGCCATTAATCAAGAAAAACCACCATTCCCATCAGTAGTGACTGAACAGGGGGGTAAGTCCGTTAGTTCTAGACGATCGAATGAATCGACATCTTTTGGTGTTAACCATGTAAATAACCAGCAAGATTGGAAGCACTCATCTGACCCAATCATTAAAGCTCAACTTGGTGACCTCCACTCCAAACAAAAAGAGCAATACCAATACCAATACCATCCTAGTGAGAGAAACAGGTTTGCACAAAGAAATCCTTTGACTAGTGCTAATCACCTTCTTCCGTTGCTGAACAACAGAGAAATCCACAAGCAAAAGCAGCTATGTAGATATTATGCTCGTGGGCGGTGCTATTTTGGGGACAATTGCAAATTTGTACATGATTTGATACTATCAAATCAAGAACAAAGTCTTATCCACTAG
- the LOC112777670 gene encoding uncharacterized protein isoform X1: protein MTNEHSPLEPHELSSDQGSYCDDFEGDPCYEETENKFSYLSLSPSTNKAKARVVDGTNPQEIEITTPAFNEANFERVERLIKGGMLERLKVDECKLYLRKNCLRLSGNKDVLVQRIKEHLQIINGGGERKYPPSSFVLDCKGDACTGDVVLFEQNVYEMFNIASRSASGPSCGKRTVAGRIVKESYGTAKQQHTFTVRKREMCIVPSNEEKDCSLIEVLWSKGEKPFPPLHPLLIKGRNLYRLKTLRQKWEDEGERQKILTEKHSRGSIAREDREARVQEKVNRKAIVENRVSRKHSVIHHPHAINQEKPAFPSKSSAVSAINQEKPPFPSVVTEQGGKSVSSRRSNESTSFGVNHVNNQQDWKHSSDPIIKAQLGDLHSKQKEQYQYQYHPSERNRFAQRNPLTSANHLLPLLNNREIHKQKQLCRYYARGRCYFGDNCKFVHDLILSNQEQSLIH from the exons ATGACGAACGAACATTCACCTTTGGAGCCACACGAACTCAGCAGCGACCAGGGTTCCTACTGTGACGATTTCGAAGGAGATCCTTGTTATGAAGAAACGGAGAACAAGTTCTCGTACCTCTCACTCTCACCTTCCACGAACAAGGCAAAAGCAAG AGTTGTTGATGGTACAAATCCACAAGAGATAGAGATAACAACACCTGCTTTTAACGAAGCGAATTTTGAGAGGGTtgaaaggttaatcaaag GGGGAATGCTAGAGAGATTGAAAGTTGACGAATGCAAATTGTATTTGCGAAAGAATTGTCTGAGGCTATCTGGAAATAAGGATGTACTTGTCCAGCGTATTAAGGAGCATCTGCA GATCATAAATGGTGGAGGGGAAAGAAAGTACCCACCCTCTAGCTTTGTATTGGACTGTAAAG GTGATGCATGCACTGGGGATGTTGTTTTGTTTGAGCAGAATGTTTATGAAAT GTTCAACATAGCATCTAGAAGTGCCAGCGGTCCATCATGTGGTAAAAGGACTGTTGCAGGCCGCATAGTGAAAGAAAGCTATGGCACTGCCAAACAGCAGCATACTTTTACagtaagaaaaagagaaatgtgtATTGTACCGTCCAATGAAGAAAAGGATTGTTCTTTA ATTGAAGTACTATGGAGCAAAGGAGAAAAGCCTTTTCCTCCACTTCATCCCCTATTGATTAAGGGTCGAAACCTTTATAGGTTGAAGACTTTGAGACAG AAATGGGAGGATGAAGGGGAAAGGCAGAAAATATTGACGGAGAAACACTCGAGGGGATCTATTGCTCGGGAAGATAGAGAAGCAAGGGTACAAGAAAAAGTGAACAGAAAAGCAATTGTGGAAAACAG GGTCTCCAGAAAGCATTCAGTAATACATCATCCTCATGCCATTAATCAAGAAAAACCAGCATTCCCATCTAAGAGTTCAGCTGTATCTGCCATTAATCAAGAAAAACCACCATTCCCATCAGTAGTGACTGAACAGGGGGGTAAGTCCGTTAGTTCTAGACGATCGAATGAATCGACATCTTTTGGTGTTAACCATGTAAATAACCAGCAAGATTGGAAGCACTCATCTGACCCAATCATTAAAGCTCAACTTGGTGACCTCCACTCCAAACAAAAAGAGCAATACCAATACCAATACCATCCTAGTGAGAGAAACAGGTTTGCACAAAGAAATCCTTTGACTAGTGCTAATCACCTTCTTCCGTTGCTGAACAACAGAGAAATCCACAAGCAAAAGCAGCTATGTAGATATTATGCTCGTGGGCGGTGCTATTTTGGGGACAATTGCAAATTTGTACATGATTTGATACTATCAAATCAAGAACAAAGTCTTATCCACTAG